The region GGCATTGGAGTACCTGGCACAGAAAGCGGTGCCTGGCGGTACACACCGCAACTTCGACAGCTATGGCCACAAGATAGCCGGCCTCACCCCGGACCAGAAACACCTGCTCTGCGACCCCCAAACCAGCGGCGGCCTGTTGGTTGCTGTTGATCCGGCGGGTCGAGAGGACGTTCTGGCCGTATTCGGGAAGTACGGCCTGCAACTGGAGCCTCTGGGTGTGCTGAAAGAGCGTGGTAACTCGCAGCAACTAATTCAGGTACTATAAGCATTGATCATTTATAGAGCACATGAAACTACACTATAAGGAAATGGGCCACGGCCAGCCGCTGCTGATTCTGCACGGCTTGTTTGGCACATTGGATAACTGGGCAACCCTGGCCAAGCGATTGGCAGAACATTATAATGTTTTTCTGGTAGACCTGCGCAACCACGGCCGCTCCCCCCACGACGAGGAGCATAACTACGATGCCATGGCTGATGATGTACTGCGCCTGGTAGACGAGTTGCAGATTCCCACTCCCGCCATTATGGGACACTCCATGGGCGGCAAGGTGGCGATGAAGTATGCCCTGAAATACCCCACCCGCCTTACCAGGCTAATTGTGGTAGACATTGCCCCTAAGGCCTACCCGCCGCACCACGACGAAATCATAGAGGCATTGCAGTCGGTGGACCTAAGCAAGGCGACCAGCCGCAGCGAAATAGATCAGCAGCTGGCAAAAAGTATAAAAGAAGAGGAGGTGCGCCTGTTCCTGATGAAGAACCTCTACCGCAAGGAGGATAACACCTTTGGCTGGCGCATGAACCTGGATGTACTGGAGAAGAACTATGAGCATATCGCCGCTGCCATTACCTCTGACACGCCGTTCAAGAAGCACGCCCTGTTCATTAAGGGCGGACGCTCCGGCTACATCAAGCAGGAGGATATCTACAGCAACATAGAGCACCTCTTTACCTTGGTAGAAGTAGAGACCATACCAGAGGCAGGCCATTGGGTACACGCCGAGGCACCTGACCAAGTATACGAACTGGTGACCAGGTTCCTGAGCACTGACTAAAACCGGTGATTAAAGGGGTTAAAATGTTGTATAGGTTTCAGTTTATGACGCCTAAACCTGATCTTACTCAAACCCATCACCTACTGTAGCATGGTAGGATGCACCACACTGCAACGCTACAGTTGCAGTGTAACAGGATGAGTAAATTCTACAGGTCTTTCCTCATCCTGAAAATCCTGAT is a window of Pontibacter kalidii DNA encoding:
- a CDS encoding alpha/beta fold hydrolase; its protein translation is MKLHYKEMGHGQPLLILHGLFGTLDNWATLAKRLAEHYNVFLVDLRNHGRSPHDEEHNYDAMADDVLRLVDELQIPTPAIMGHSMGGKVAMKYALKYPTRLTRLIVVDIAPKAYPPHHDEIIEALQSVDLSKATSRSEIDQQLAKSIKEEEVRLFLMKNLYRKEDNTFGWRMNLDVLEKNYEHIAAAITSDTPFKKHALFIKGGRSGYIKQEDIYSNIEHLFTLVEVETIPEAGHWVHAEAPDQVYELVTRFLSTD